From Pseudomonadota bacterium, a single genomic window includes:
- the lpxK gene encoding tetraacyldisaccharide 4'-kinase yields MSLPSSAPSPLLGLLRPLGGVLGAVSALRRAAYRSGWCAAHDVGVPVVSVGALTCGGSGKTPIAAWIAERLLRDGLRVGVVLGGYRGAAAGRVLRVRDAEAGAARWYGDEPVWMARRLPQAVVVRGPDKRGAAALAVREGAQVVVVDDGFQHLRLHRALDVVMFDEDGPSPPIPAGRGREWAWSAGAAGLRWWHGRAGGSPQDFDRFRRGRGASCAIASRYQPQGLVGRDGVLLGLATQLRGARVFVLAGVARPWAFLALLRRCGATVVGQALAQDHRLWPARAWRRAAASGADLLVCTEKDLVRAEMWPAAAALVALRCAVEILYGEAAVERALRQLVSARTEDGILAQAPRCGVGRS; encoded by the coding sequence ATGTCACTTCCCTCGAGCGCGCCGTCGCCGCTGCTGGGCCTCCTGCGACCCCTGGGAGGCGTGCTTGGCGCCGTCAGCGCCCTGCGTCGCGCGGCCTATCGCAGCGGCTGGTGCGCTGCTCACGACGTCGGCGTGCCCGTGGTCTCGGTGGGGGCCTTGACCTGCGGCGGCAGCGGCAAGACGCCGATCGCGGCGTGGATCGCCGAGCGACTGCTGCGCGACGGGCTGCGCGTCGGGGTGGTGCTCGGGGGCTATCGCGGCGCGGCCGCAGGGCGGGTGCTTCGCGTCCGGGACGCGGAGGCCGGGGCCGCGCGCTGGTACGGTGACGAGCCGGTTTGGATGGCCCGTCGGCTGCCGCAGGCTGTCGTCGTGCGCGGGCCCGACAAGCGAGGCGCGGCCGCGCTCGCGGTCCGAGAGGGCGCGCAGGTGGTCGTGGTGGACGACGGCTTCCAGCACCTGCGCCTGCACCGTGCGCTCGACGTGGTGATGTTCGACGAGGATGGGCCCTCCCCGCCGATCCCCGCCGGTCGCGGCCGGGAGTGGGCCTGGAGCGCAGGGGCCGCGGGCCTGCGCTGGTGGCACGGGCGGGCCGGTGGGTCCCCGCAGGACTTCGACCGCTTCCGGCGAGGCAGGGGCGCTTCGTGCGCGATCGCCTCGCGCTATCAGCCGCAGGGCCTCGTCGGCCGTGACGGCGTGCTGCTGGGCCTCGCGACGCAGCTGCGAGGCGCGCGCGTGTTTGTCCTGGCCGGCGTCGCACGCCCCTGGGCCTTCCTCGCGTTGCTTCGGCGCTGTGGTGCCACGGTCGTCGGGCAGGCGCTGGCTCAGGACCACCGGCTCTGGCCGGCAAGGGCCTGGCGTCGAGCTGCGGCGTCGGGCGCGGACCTGCTCGTGTGCACGGAGAAGGACCTCGTGCGCGCAGAAATGTGGCCTGCCGCTGCGGCGCTCGTGGCGCTGCGCTGCGCGGTCGAGATCCTGTACGGTGAAGCGGCGGTGGAGCGGGCGCTGCGTCAATTGGTGAGCGCGCGCACCGAGGACGGGATTCTTGCGCAGGCGCCGCGCTGCGGCGTCGGGCGGAGCTGA
- a CDS encoding lysophospholipid acyltransferase family protein produces the protein MWGAIAWMCCRLSRRGAERLGALIGAFFGAGLRWRRGVVLANLRAAFPQQSPAALRALTRGVYAHLGAAAVALFRLPLLTPGAAEALLGSAALLELRSLLANGRGVIVLSAHLGYWDLLACAAAQAGMPVNVVTRRLRDGGLNRWWMGQRASCGVRLWPARGSALGLAQCLRRGEIVAMVLDQHEPGGAVVPFFGRPAATPRGLAQLARLSGAPVVPAFLVRRAAGPEVELLPPLHFASTPDPAGAGGPATREARRRADDCFTAELTRILEAQVRRFPDQWFWVHRRWKVPLAPG, from the coding sequence GTGTGGGGCGCGATCGCCTGGATGTGCTGCCGGCTCTCGCGGCGCGGGGCGGAACGGCTCGGCGCGCTGATCGGCGCGTTCTTCGGCGCCGGGTTGCGCTGGCGACGGGGCGTGGTGCTGGCGAACCTGCGCGCGGCCTTTCCGCAGCAGTCGCCGGCCGCGCTGCGCGCGCTGACGCGCGGCGTCTATGCTCATCTTGGGGCGGCCGCCGTCGCGCTCTTCCGACTGCCCCTGCTGACCCCGGGGGCCGCCGAGGCGCTGCTGGGTTCCGCGGCGCTCTTGGAGCTGCGCAGCCTGCTGGCGAACGGGCGTGGCGTCATCGTCCTCAGCGCTCATCTGGGGTATTGGGATCTGCTGGCCTGCGCTGCAGCCCAGGCTGGAATGCCGGTCAACGTGGTCACGCGGCGCTTGCGCGACGGCGGGCTCAATCGCTGGTGGATGGGTCAGCGCGCCAGCTGCGGCGTGCGCCTGTGGCCGGCGCGGGGCTCGGCCCTCGGCCTGGCGCAGTGCCTGCGGCGCGGTGAGATCGTGGCGATGGTCCTCGACCAGCATGAGCCCGGTGGTGCAGTGGTGCCCTTCTTCGGGCGGCCCGCGGCCACGCCCAGAGGCCTCGCTCAACTCGCGCGGCTGAGTGGCGCGCCGGTGGTGCCGGCCTTCCTCGTGCGCCGCGCTGCCGGTCCCGAAGTGGAGCTGCTTCCCCCGCTCCACTTCGCTTCGACGCCGGATCCCGCGGGTGCCGGTGGGCCAGCGACGCGCGAGGCGCGGCGACGCGCCGACGACTGTTTTACCGCTGAGCTGACGCGCATCCTCGAAGCGCAGGTGAGGCGGTTTCCCGACCAATGGTTTTGGGTCCACCGGCGCTGGAAGGTCCCCCTCGCGCCCGGCTGA